One Planctomycetia bacterium genomic window carries:
- a CDS encoding class I SAM-dependent methyltransferase yields MISTDDLVQLYTKRGRTYDRFVRLVRYPHGLLACFLQSPLLRPGMKVLDAGCGSGVVTLALRKALLARGFSLETIHGFDLTPAMLERFRTSLLNQGIEGIELIQANVLDLNTLPSSWTNYDLIVTASMLEYLPPGNIVQALSGLRRLLNQDGSLLLFITRNNWLMYWLIGRWWRSNLYTEPEVRDFLIQAGFSTITFRKFPLSSRHLALWGLMVEAHC; encoded by the coding sequence ATGATATCAACAGATGACTTAGTTCAGCTCTACACAAAGAGAGGGCGAACCTATGATCGATTTGTACGGCTGGTTCGCTACCCGCACGGACTTCTTGCTTGTTTTCTGCAGTCTCCGCTGCTTCGGCCCGGAATGAAGGTCCTCGATGCCGGGTGTGGTAGCGGGGTCGTAACACTTGCGTTGCGTAAGGCCCTTTTAGCACGTGGATTCAGTTTGGAAACCATCCACGGTTTCGACCTTACTCCTGCAATGCTTGAGCGGTTTCGTACGTCGCTGCTCAATCAGGGGATCGAAGGCATCGAACTGATCCAGGCGAACGTGCTCGATCTGAACACTCTTCCGAGTTCTTGGACGAACTACGACCTGATTGTCACAGCATCAATGCTGGAATACCTTCCGCCAGGGAATATTGTTCAGGCCCTCAGTGGACTACGAAGGCTTTTGAACCAAGATGGGAGTCTGTTGTTATTCATCACACGTAACAATTGGCTCATGTATTGGTTGATTGGTCGATGGTGGCGATCAAACCTTTACACAGAACCAGAAGTACGAGATTTCCTAATCCAGGCAGGCTTTTCAACTATCACCTTTCGGAAGTTTCCTCTTTCATCGCGTCACCTCGCACTTTGGGGCTTGATGGTCGAAGCACACTGTTGA
- a CDS encoding efflux RND transporter permease subunit: MIAFIINWCLNNRFLVLLAAIAILVGGYYCLKNTPVDAIPDIGEKQVIVFADWPGRSPQDVEDQVTYPLTTSLQGTPLVKSIRSASAFGFSMVFVIFKDEADYYWARSRVMERLSVAMGKMPQGVVPVLGPDATALGQVYWYTLEADGADLGQLRSLQDWYVRYQLQSVDGVSEVASVGGYVKQYQIDVHPDKMRAQRVMLPEIYEAVRRSNIDVGAKVLENNNYEFFIRGVGFVKSIQDVENIVIRQEGGTPIFIKNVATVQLGPDFRRGALDKGGREAVGGVVIMRYGENPLHVLERVKAKIKEIEPGLKITLASGKQAPVSLVSFYDRTDIVLETIDTLREALTEEAIAVACVVIIFLLHLRSSLAIVPTLPLSVAMSFIVMYYLGVDSNIMSLAGVAIAIGDVADMGIIMTENIYRRCSTEPNRPHKEVVAEAASEVGSAILTSVTNTIISFIPIFALADQEGKLFKPLAYTKTLAISASVILAITLVPVLSYYLVRSGTWSRLKSLLVGVAVGIAATFAMHEVLLWGFGISGRWSGWPTSFGIGIMIAAAVYRMGRERLIPLEQNLVARGVNAVFRPTLRWVLNNKFLFLVIPLFISLLGLTCWLGFARMAYPLEFGLRKIGVDITNNSVWLNLSKTFPGLGREFMPPLDEGSFLFMPSMLPSASLPQSLDVVSRQDAAIRTVPEVQSVVGKLGRAETALDPAPIGMIETVIILKPEDDWRMVSDGKGGQRRITKQEILQELQSKTNIPGVLPTWLQPIQTRIIMLQTGFRAMMGVKIFGADVKEIERIGLQIEQLLRKVPGATDIVADRILGKPYIEYEIDRLAIARYGVKIRDVQDIIEIAIGGENLTTSVEGRERYPIRVRYLRELRDNFKELERVLVPTSTGAHIPITQVAKIRYTVGPLELKSEGGLLVGYVTMNTRDRDEVSVVEDAEKLLQEEKRKSDELVAAGRHQEATLVVPPGYYWKWSGQFENQQRAMARLSWLVPLVLITMVVMIYVGLGKWWLGFVVYFGMLTSAAGAFIMVYLWGANMSVAVWVGFIALFGVIDDSSIVMLDYLERAFGKVTPRSRQEVREYVLDAAIQRIRPILMSTATTFIGLLPIFMTHGRGSDVMQPMAIPSIGGMAVNLITLFIAPCLYCLVKEWEVKRALNSK, from the coding sequence ATGATTGCATTCATTATTAACTGGTGCCTGAACAACCGCTTCCTGGTGTTGCTGGCCGCAATCGCCATACTCGTGGGTGGGTATTACTGCCTCAAGAATACCCCTGTCGATGCTATTCCTGACATCGGTGAGAAACAGGTGATCGTCTTTGCTGACTGGCCAGGGCGCTCGCCGCAGGACGTCGAAGATCAGGTGACCTACCCCCTTACTACGAGCCTTCAAGGAACGCCGCTAGTTAAGTCCATTCGATCAGCCTCTGCGTTTGGCTTCTCGATGGTCTTCGTCATTTTTAAGGACGAAGCTGACTACTACTGGGCACGCTCTCGCGTCATGGAACGTTTGAGTGTCGCAATGGGCAAGATGCCGCAGGGTGTTGTTCCGGTACTTGGCCCCGATGCCACGGCTCTGGGACAAGTCTATTGGTATACGCTGGAAGCAGATGGAGCTGATCTGGGACAGCTTCGTTCGTTGCAGGACTGGTACGTTCGCTACCAACTCCAATCCGTGGATGGTGTTTCGGAAGTGGCTTCGGTCGGTGGATACGTCAAGCAGTATCAAATTGATGTTCATCCGGACAAGATGCGTGCTCAGCGGGTGATGTTGCCGGAAATCTATGAAGCCGTCCGTCGCAGTAACATTGATGTCGGAGCCAAGGTTCTCGAAAACAACAATTATGAGTTCTTCATCCGTGGTGTTGGCTTTGTTAAGAGTATTCAGGATGTGGAAAATATCGTCATCCGCCAGGAAGGCGGCACACCGATCTTCATCAAGAATGTTGCCACGGTTCAGCTTGGGCCCGATTTCCGTCGTGGCGCACTCGACAAGGGCGGCCGGGAAGCTGTGGGTGGTGTCGTCATCATGCGCTATGGTGAAAACCCGCTGCATGTCCTAGAGCGGGTGAAAGCCAAAATCAAGGAGATTGAACCAGGGCTGAAAATCACATTGGCGAGTGGCAAACAGGCTCCCGTCAGCCTTGTCTCCTTTTATGACCGTACTGACATCGTGCTGGAGACTATCGACACCTTAAGAGAAGCATTGACGGAAGAGGCTATTGCTGTTGCTTGCGTCGTCATCATTTTTCTGCTGCACCTGCGTAGTTCGCTTGCCATCGTTCCTACTCTTCCGCTCTCGGTGGCGATGAGCTTTATCGTTATGTACTACCTCGGCGTCGATAGCAACATCATGTCGCTGGCTGGCGTAGCCATTGCCATCGGTGATGTCGCTGACATGGGCATTATCATGACCGAGAATATCTACCGCCGCTGTTCCACAGAGCCTAACAGGCCGCACAAAGAGGTCGTTGCCGAAGCTGCCAGCGAAGTGGGTAGCGCTATCTTAACCTCCGTGACTAATACCATCATTTCCTTCATTCCGATTTTTGCCTTAGCCGATCAGGAAGGCAAACTCTTCAAGCCCTTGGCTTACACCAAGACACTTGCTATTTCTGCTTCCGTCATTCTGGCTATCACGCTTGTTCCTGTGCTGAGCTATTACCTTGTCAGGTCAGGGACCTGGTCAAGGCTTAAGTCACTACTCGTTGGCGTTGCTGTTGGTATCGCGGCGACGTTTGCCATGCATGAAGTCCTGCTATGGGGATTCGGCATCAGCGGTCGCTGGAGCGGCTGGCCGACTTCCTTTGGCATCGGGATTATGATTGCTGCCGCCGTATACCGCATGGGCCGAGAACGACTTATCCCACTCGAACAGAATCTTGTTGCCCGAGGTGTTAATGCAGTCTTTCGACCAACACTGCGGTGGGTGCTTAACAATAAGTTCCTATTCCTTGTTATCCCTCTTTTCATTTCACTGCTAGGTCTGACTTGCTGGCTTGGTTTCGCTCGTATGGCTTATCCGCTTGAGTTCGGGTTACGCAAGATCGGTGTCGATATCACCAACAACAGCGTTTGGCTCAATCTCAGTAAGACCTTCCCTGGCCTGGGCAGAGAGTTCATGCCGCCTCTCGACGAAGGCTCATTCCTATTTATGCCCTCCATGCTTCCTTCGGCGTCGTTACCACAATCACTTGATGTTGTTTCCAGGCAAGACGCCGCCATTCGTACCGTTCCTGAAGTGCAAAGTGTCGTCGGGAAACTCGGCCGTGCTGAGACTGCACTTGATCCTGCCCCTATCGGCATGATTGAAACGGTGATTATCCTGAAGCCAGAAGACGATTGGCGGATGGTCTCAGACGGCAAAGGCGGGCAGCGTCGCATCACTAAACAGGAAATCCTGCAGGAGCTTCAATCCAAGACCAACATCCCTGGGGTGCTCCCAACGTGGCTGCAACCCATACAAACGCGCATCATCATGCTACAAACCGGTTTCCGGGCCATGATGGGCGTGAAAATCTTCGGTGCCGACGTTAAAGAAATTGAACGCATTGGACTGCAAATCGAGCAGCTTCTCCGCAAGGTTCCAGGTGCCACTGACATTGTTGCCGACCGAATCCTTGGCAAGCCGTACATCGAGTATGAAATCGACCGCTTGGCCATAGCTCGCTACGGTGTTAAAATTCGCGATGTTCAAGACATCATCGAGATCGCCATCGGCGGTGAGAATTTGACGACATCCGTTGAAGGTCGGGAACGTTACCCGATCCGCGTACGCTATTTACGTGAACTCCGAGACAACTTCAAAGAACTTGAACGAGTACTCGTGCCCACATCTACCGGGGCACATATCCCTATTACCCAGGTCGCCAAGATTCGTTACACAGTTGGGCCCCTGGAACTCAAGAGCGAAGGGGGACTTCTTGTAGGCTATGTCACGATGAACACACGTGATCGTGATGAGGTAAGCGTCGTTGAAGACGCAGAAAAGCTGTTGCAGGAAGAAAAACGGAAAAGTGACGAGCTTGTTGCCGCCGGACGGCACCAGGAGGCGACGCTTGTCGTACCTCCGGGATACTACTGGAAATGGTCGGGGCAGTTCGAGAATCAGCAACGTGCCATGGCCCGTCTCTCATGGCTTGTACCACTCGTGCTCATCACTATGGTGGTCATGATTTATGTTGGCCTTGGTAAATGGTGGCTCGGCTTCGTTGTCTACTTTGGCATGCTCACCTCTGCTGCTGGAGCTTTCATCATGGTTTATCTTTGGGGAGCCAACATGAGCGTTGCCGTCTGGGTCGGCTTCATCGCCCTCTTCGGTGTTATTGACGACAGCAGTATTGTGATGCTCGATTATCTGGAGCGAGCATTTGGGAAAGTTACTCCGCGATCCCGTCAAGAGGTGCGCGAATATGTACTCGATGCTGCCATTCAACGTATTCGCCCAATTCTCATGTCAACGGCCACGACTTTTATCGGGCTCTTACCAATCTTTATGACACATGGACGTGGGTCTGACGTCATGCAACCAATGGCCATTCCCAGTATCGGCGGCATGGCGGTCAATCTGATCACGCTGTTCATCGCTCCTTGTCTTTACTGCCTGGTCAAAGAATGGGAAGTGAAGCGTGCATTGAACAGCAAGTAG
- a CDS encoding efflux RND transporter periplasmic adaptor subunit, whose product MNRFAPWLRSIVVLSLLAGAVYLAYRYWPQKSVLATEQGDWTCSMHPQIRSPKPGDCPICGMKLIPVKEQQAEASVYQERIGLETEAISFRELAKVIRTVGKLDYNEPRIAYITARIAGRVEKLYADFTGIQVKQGDHLVDIYSPELFVAQGELIRMIDAVQKAQGDRTYFETTLEASRAKLRLLGILPEQIESIEKSRKIQTHLTLYSPIGGTVVEKSVRVGQYVKEGDPLYRIADLDPIWLYIDVYESDLSWVRYGQSVEVSLEAYPNEAFQGTVTFIDPFLDDKSRTVKVRVNLKNPDRRLKPAMYASAIINVRLRSDGSPEATGLEGKHVCPMHPEVIQDKPGKCTICQMPLERIPDAKPSTLKPDVKQAPTKSGETVHDEHAGHDIAKATPPVSVSPQAPQGKVLAIPVTAVLDTGVRRIVYRLKKDGAYELVEVIIGPKTEGKNDANKVVEYYPVLSGLKAGDRVVVRGGFLLDSQQQIAGMPSLLYPQGQSAANLHSGHGGGAPTPAKPTAPKGHEGH is encoded by the coding sequence ATGAACCGCTTCGCGCCTTGGCTTCGCAGCATTGTTGTCTTGAGCCTCCTCGCAGGTGCCGTTTACCTGGCGTACCGTTACTGGCCGCAAAAATCTGTACTAGCCACCGAGCAAGGTGATTGGACTTGTTCGATGCATCCTCAAATCCGCTCGCCCAAACCAGGCGATTGCCCAATATGCGGAATGAAACTGATTCCTGTGAAAGAGCAACAAGCTGAGGCATCGGTCTATCAGGAGCGAATTGGACTTGAAACGGAAGCTATTTCTTTCCGAGAACTCGCCAAGGTCATTCGTACGGTTGGCAAACTCGATTACAACGAACCACGCATCGCCTACATTACTGCCCGTATTGCGGGTCGCGTTGAAAAGCTTTATGCTGATTTCACCGGCATCCAGGTCAAACAAGGAGATCATCTTGTTGACATCTACAGCCCGGAACTCTTTGTTGCCCAGGGTGAACTCATACGCATGATCGATGCGGTTCAGAAAGCTCAGGGTGACCGTACTTATTTTGAAACCACTCTCGAAGCTTCACGAGCCAAGTTACGTCTTCTGGGTATTCTTCCCGAGCAGATTGAATCGATTGAAAAGAGCCGCAAGATCCAAACCCATCTGACGCTGTACTCGCCCATCGGCGGCACCGTAGTGGAAAAGAGCGTTCGCGTCGGTCAGTACGTCAAGGAAGGCGATCCTCTCTATCGCATTGCTGATCTTGATCCGATCTGGCTTTACATCGATGTCTACGAATCAGACCTGTCTTGGGTACGATATGGCCAATCAGTAGAAGTATCGCTGGAAGCTTATCCCAACGAAGCCTTCCAGGGCACGGTGACTTTTATTGATCCGTTTCTTGATGATAAAAGCCGCACGGTCAAAGTCCGTGTGAATCTCAAGAATCCCGACCGGCGTCTGAAGCCAGCCATGTACGCCTCGGCGATCATCAACGTGCGACTCCGTTCGGATGGAAGCCCCGAAGCGACCGGGCTCGAAGGAAAGCACGTTTGCCCGATGCACCCGGAAGTCATTCAAGATAAGCCAGGCAAATGTACCATTTGTCAGATGCCATTGGAGCGAATCCCTGATGCAAAGCCATCGACATTAAAACCAGACGTAAAGCAAGCTCCCACGAAATCAGGCGAAACTGTTCATGACGAACATGCAGGACACGATATTGCCAAAGCTACACCACCTGTCAGCGTGAGTCCCCAAGCTCCCCAAGGAAAAGTGCTGGCTATCCCAGTGACAGCAGTTCTCGATACGGGTGTACGACGCATTGTCTATCGATTGAAAAAGGACGGAGCTTATGAACTTGTTGAAGTGATCATCGGCCCCAAGACAGAAGGGAAGAATGATGCAAACAAAGTCGTTGAGTATTATCCAGTCTTGAGCGGACTGAAAGCTGGCGATCGCGTTGTCGTTCGCGGCGGTTTCTTGCTCGATAGCCAGCAACAAATCGCTGGCATGCCCAGCCTGCTATATCCACAAGGCCAGTCGGCTGCAAACTTACACTCCGGACATGGTGGTGGTGCGCCAACCCCAGCCAAGCCAACAGCTCCCAAAGGTCACGAAGGCCATTAA
- a CDS encoding cation-translocating P-type ATPase has translation MSSPNQSVGSLPQNIGLSFYALDQEEILKGLGTDSDKGLSSSQLRVAQERYGSNELTEAPPTPLWRKFLAQFNDLVIWVLIGAALISGAMGEWTDALAILSIVLMNGLIGFYQEEKAERSLAALQKLSSPMAKVIRNGTLQTLPAKELVPGDIVELEAGDYVPADARLLRSFNLCVQESALTGESVPVEKNAEVKLASETPLAERRTMIYLGTVVTAGKATAVITSTGMQTELGHIAGMLQRYEPEPTPLQKQLAKLGQVLIYASFAIVGLIFILQEMRGEKLLDTFLLAVSLAVAAVPEGLPAVVTLSLALGLQRMVRRHALIRKLPSVETLGSVTVICSDKTGTLTCNEMTVREILVSSEHFAVSGSGFAPSGRFFPFGLETDDSKAIKPLDSPSLQLALTIGARCNNARLKPLDKGAGAWQVVGDPTEGALIVAAMKAGIEITSSSAQVLYEIPFDSERKAMSVVVREPGGRLLMYTKGAPEVILGKCVSERYSEGAQPLSEVRRREVLDANAAMAGRALRVLALAYREVSSPANALADEHDLIFVGLVGMIDPPREEAKLAVQRCHEAGIRPVMITGDHPATALAIAVELNIAEPNDRVVTGQDLSVMSDERLATEVEMIAVYARVTAEHKLRIVKAWQSRGQVVAMTGDGVNDAPAIKAADIGIAMGVSGTDVTKEASAMVLTDDNFASIVNAVEEGRCIFDNIQKVLIYLLSCNCGEILLMLVASLLGWPTPLLPIHLLWLNLISDGVPALALTMEPPEAGIMQRKPRPPGQSMLSWALGRQLLFQGLLVGGVVLAAFGIVYLQNPKSDEALAHARTVAFCVAVYGELFRALAARSQIRTFWQLGISSNPYLFGAIAVSALLQLSIITLPFTHLVFDVTSHPIWEWASIAILALFPVTAIEISKLVRQRWLSRTTLSAGGDV, from the coding sequence ATGAGTTCTCCGAACCAAAGTGTGGGTTCATTGCCCCAGAATATTGGACTTTCGTTTTATGCTCTCGACCAAGAAGAAATTTTGAAGGGACTGGGCACCGATTCCGATAAAGGCCTCTCTAGTTCGCAATTGCGTGTTGCGCAAGAACGCTACGGTTCCAACGAACTCACGGAAGCTCCACCTACCCCTCTCTGGCGAAAGTTTCTGGCCCAATTCAACGACCTGGTGATCTGGGTGCTCATCGGGGCAGCTCTGATCTCCGGAGCGATGGGTGAATGGACGGATGCCCTGGCCATTTTGTCCATTGTCTTGATGAATGGACTGATCGGCTTCTACCAGGAAGAAAAGGCTGAGCGTTCCTTAGCCGCCTTGCAGAAGCTCTCATCACCGATGGCCAAGGTTATCCGTAACGGAACTCTGCAAACACTCCCTGCAAAGGAACTGGTCCCTGGTGACATCGTTGAACTTGAAGCTGGGGACTATGTTCCCGCCGATGCTCGATTACTTCGTTCCTTTAACCTCTGTGTTCAAGAATCAGCATTGACAGGGGAATCAGTTCCTGTTGAAAAAAACGCAGAAGTCAAACTTGCCTCAGAAACGCCCCTGGCTGAGCGCCGCACGATGATCTACCTGGGTACGGTGGTGACTGCCGGGAAGGCTACAGCAGTAATAACCTCGACAGGCATGCAAACCGAACTGGGCCACATTGCGGGGATGCTTCAGAGATATGAGCCTGAACCTACACCTCTGCAAAAGCAATTGGCCAAACTGGGCCAAGTCCTGATTTATGCCTCCTTTGCCATTGTCGGACTTATATTCATCCTGCAAGAAATGCGGGGCGAAAAACTACTCGATACCTTTTTGCTGGCTGTGAGCCTAGCCGTGGCAGCAGTTCCTGAAGGGTTGCCTGCTGTTGTGACGCTATCCCTGGCTCTCGGACTCCAGCGTATGGTTCGTCGTCACGCGCTCATCCGAAAACTACCTTCCGTTGAGACGCTCGGCTCCGTCACCGTCATCTGTTCTGACAAAACCGGAACCCTGACCTGTAATGAAATGACAGTCCGTGAAATACTCGTCTCAAGCGAGCATTTTGCAGTAAGTGGTTCCGGGTTCGCTCCATCAGGTCGATTCTTCCCTTTTGGATTGGAGACCGATGATTCAAAGGCAATCAAGCCCTTAGATTCTCCATCGCTCCAGCTAGCCTTAACGATTGGTGCACGCTGTAACAATGCCAGACTCAAGCCACTTGATAAAGGTGCAGGTGCATGGCAAGTTGTCGGCGATCCGACTGAAGGAGCATTGATAGTAGCGGCGATGAAAGCGGGGATCGAGATCACGTCATCTTCCGCCCAGGTACTTTACGAAATACCCTTCGATTCTGAACGTAAGGCGATGTCCGTCGTGGTTCGGGAACCTGGCGGTCGTCTTCTCATGTATACCAAGGGTGCCCCTGAGGTGATTCTCGGGAAATGCGTCAGCGAACGGTACTCGGAGGGAGCACAGCCACTCTCAGAAGTGAGGCGACGTGAGGTGTTGGATGCCAACGCGGCAATGGCTGGTCGTGCCCTACGCGTGCTCGCATTAGCCTATCGAGAGGTATCATCACCAGCGAATGCTCTAGCAGACGAGCATGACCTGATCTTCGTCGGGCTGGTCGGCATGATTGATCCGCCCCGCGAGGAGGCCAAACTGGCAGTTCAGCGCTGTCACGAAGCAGGAATACGCCCGGTCATGATTACCGGTGATCATCCTGCAACAGCACTAGCGATTGCCGTGGAACTCAACATCGCTGAACCTAATGATCGAGTCGTCACGGGCCAAGACCTCAGCGTGATGTCCGACGAGCGCCTTGCAACAGAAGTCGAAATGATCGCCGTCTATGCTCGCGTCACTGCAGAGCACAAACTGCGTATCGTCAAAGCCTGGCAGAGCCGTGGCCAAGTCGTTGCCATGACTGGTGACGGTGTCAATGACGCGCCGGCCATCAAGGCTGCCGACATCGGCATCGCCATGGGTGTGAGTGGAACTGACGTCACCAAGGAAGCATCGGCAATGGTGCTGACCGATGACAATTTTGCTTCGATCGTGAATGCAGTTGAAGAAGGGCGTTGCATCTTTGACAACATTCAAAAGGTGCTGATCTACCTGCTTTCCTGTAATTGTGGCGAGATTCTCCTGATGCTCGTCGCGAGTCTGTTAGGATGGCCAACGCCACTATTACCAATCCATTTGCTATGGCTCAACCTTATCAGTGATGGTGTACCCGCGCTGGCCCTCACCATGGAACCGCCGGAAGCTGGCATCATGCAAAGAAAACCCAGGCCTCCAGGTCAGTCAATGCTTTCATGGGCGTTAGGAAGACAGCTATTATTTCAAGGCCTGTTAGTTGGAGGAGTAGTTCTAGCGGCGTTTGGCATTGTATATTTGCAAAACCCCAAGTCAGACGAAGCCTTAGCTCATGCTCGCACTGTAGCGTTTTGCGTTGCGGTCTATGGGGAACTCTTTCGTGCCCTGGCTGCCCGCAGCCAAATACGAACATTCTGGCAACTGGGAATCTCCAGTAACCCCTATCTCTTTGGTGCGATTGCGGTATCAGCGCTACTGCAACTGAGCATCATTACACTCCCATTCACGCATCTTGTCTTCGACGTTACGTCGCACCCCATTTGGGAATGGGCGTCCATTGCCATTCTCGCTTTGTTCCCTGTTACTGCTATTGAGATCAGCAAACTAGTTCGGCAGAGATGGTTGAGCCGTACCACGCTTTCCGCAGGAGGTGACGTATGA
- a CDS encoding MBL fold metallo-hydrolase: MLDTSSLQILGAAGTVTGSKYLLRFQQQSLLLDCGLFQGLKELRLRNWAKVPFDLSQLKAVVLSHAHLDHTGYLPLLVRQGYRGPIYCSSGTADLLGVLLPDSAHLQEEEAARANRYSYSKHAPALPLYTVADAQATLRLVETKPYREAFSAVEGVQVRFRPNGHILGSCSVELELKTQPAFRIVFSGDVGRYGRPILHDPEPVPQADLLLVESTYGDRIHAPDPINELAEVVNQSVARGGALLIPAFAVGRTQELVWAIRQLEDSGRIPTLPVFIDSPMAIDVSALYCRHPEDHALDMKLLMDEKRCPLCCKKYQLTRTPDESKALNDIKGPFIVIAGAGMLTGGRILHHLKYRLPDPRTTVLLAGFQSIGTRGRLLQEGTKHLRIHGQDVPVRAAVVTLHGYSGHGDRNELLRWLSGFQKPPRLTLVVHGEPVPALALTTALQERWRSAVRPAQDGEVVSIARLLDDSPSSMSLPEVAR; the protein is encoded by the coding sequence ATGCTTGATACTTCATCACTCCAGATACTGGGAGCGGCTGGTACTGTTACTGGCTCAAAGTATTTGTTGCGCTTTCAGCAGCAAAGTCTCCTTCTAGACTGTGGACTGTTCCAAGGTCTCAAAGAACTCCGGCTTCGCAATTGGGCGAAGGTGCCGTTCGATTTATCGCAGCTGAAAGCAGTCGTATTGAGTCACGCCCACTTGGACCACACCGGTTACCTCCCGTTGTTAGTGCGTCAAGGCTATCGTGGTCCAATATATTGTTCTTCCGGTACTGCCGATCTTTTGGGAGTGCTGCTACCCGACAGTGCACACTTACAGGAAGAAGAAGCTGCTCGCGCTAATCGTTACAGCTATTCCAAGCACGCTCCTGCCCTTCCGCTTTACACCGTAGCGGATGCACAAGCGACACTGCGTCTCGTTGAAACTAAGCCATATCGCGAGGCGTTCTCTGCTGTTGAAGGTGTTCAAGTCAGATTCAGGCCAAACGGTCACATTTTGGGTTCGTGTTCTGTGGAACTAGAACTGAAAACCCAACCCGCTTTCAGAATTGTCTTTTCGGGAGATGTAGGTCGCTACGGACGACCCATCCTTCACGACCCCGAGCCTGTTCCACAAGCTGATTTGTTGCTTGTCGAATCGACTTATGGCGACCGTATTCATGCTCCCGATCCGATCAACGAGCTCGCCGAGGTTGTTAACCAATCTGTTGCACGAGGCGGCGCCTTATTGATTCCAGCATTTGCCGTAGGCCGTACGCAAGAACTAGTCTGGGCGATACGACAACTAGAAGATTCTGGACGCATTCCAACACTCCCGGTCTTCATCGATAGCCCAATGGCTATTGATGTCAGCGCCCTCTATTGTCGCCATCCCGAAGATCATGCCCTGGATATGAAGCTCCTCATGGACGAGAAGCGATGTCCACTCTGTTGCAAGAAGTACCAGTTGACACGCACTCCTGACGAATCCAAGGCGTTAAACGACATAAAAGGCCCCTTCATTGTCATTGCTGGAGCAGGAATGCTGACCGGAGGCCGCATTCTTCATCACCTCAAGTACCGTCTGCCTGACCCGCGAACAACCGTACTACTCGCTGGCTTCCAGAGCATTGGAACACGCGGACGATTGCTGCAGGAAGGCACAAAGCATCTTCGCATTCATGGTCAAGATGTTCCTGTACGTGCAGCTGTCGTAACATTGCACGGTTATTCTGGGCACGGGGACCGCAATGAATTACTACGCTGGCTGTCAGGATTTCAAAAGCCACCCCGTCTCACACTTGTAGTTCATGGTGAGCCGGTGCCTGCCTTGGCCTTAACTACCGCATTGCAGGAACGGTGGCGCTCGGCAGTGCGACCTGCACAAGACGGCGAGGTAGTTTCGATTGCCCGCCTCTTAGACGATTCGCCTAGCTCCATGAGCTTACCGGAGGTGGCAAGATGA
- a CDS encoding YHS domain-containing protein has protein sequence MGGASGTFDKLHMDKAHQLGHAIATQACITVTGACPGLPLAAACGAKQKGGLVVGISPGLSLDEHIYKYGSPTEFHDVLIFTGSGLMGREIVNIRSSDIVIIIGGRSGTLGELAIAYDEGKLIGVLTGTGGISDMIAEILKACSKDTGAFVKYDDDPAKLVNSLLETYRTSHHKRPSCFCAERPRSELSPDTTLARDPVCGMKIASASAAATRVYLNQYFYFCSEHCASRFDADAKQFLDRREQHA, from the coding sequence ATGGGAGGGGCAAGCGGCACGTTTGACAAATTGCATATGGACAAGGCCCACCAACTGGGCCATGCCATAGCCACTCAAGCATGCATTACCGTTACAGGTGCATGCCCTGGGCTGCCGCTAGCCGCTGCTTGTGGTGCCAAGCAAAAGGGTGGCCTCGTAGTTGGTATTTCTCCCGGATTAAGCCTGGATGAACATATCTACAAGTACGGTTCACCCACTGAATTTCACGATGTGCTTATCTTCACCGGCAGTGGTCTCATGGGTCGGGAGATCGTGAATATCCGCAGCTCAGACATCGTCATTATTATCGGTGGCAGAAGCGGTACACTCGGGGAACTGGCGATTGCTTACGACGAAGGCAAGCTTATCGGAGTACTCACCGGTACGGGCGGCATCAGCGACATGATCGCTGAGATTTTGAAAGCATGCTCGAAAGACACAGGTGCGTTCGTCAAATACGACGATGATCCAGCCAAGCTTGTGAACAGCCTTCTGGAAACGTACCGGACTTCTCACCATAAACGTCCTTCATGTTTTTGTGCTGAACGTCCTCGTAGCGAACTGTCTCCCGATACAACACTTGCCCGCGATCCCGTCTGCGGCATGAAGATCGCATCTGCATCAGCCGCCGCAACGCGAGTTTATTTGAACCAATATTTCTATTTTTGCTCAGAGCACTGTGCTAGTCGATTTGATGCCGATGCTAAACAGTTTTTAGACAGGAGGGAACAGCATGCTTGA